From one Candoia aspera isolate rCanAsp1 chromosome 17, rCanAsp1.hap2, whole genome shotgun sequence genomic stretch:
- the S100A1 gene encoding protein S100-A1, which produces MTSQLENAMEALIAVFHSYSGKEGDKYKLSKKELKELLQNELSCFLGAQRDTEAVDKIMHDLDENGDGEVDFQEFVVLVAVLTVASNTFFWENT; this is translated from the exons ATGACGTCGCAGTTAGAGAACGCGATGGAAGCCCTTATTGCTGTCTTCCACAGCTACTCCGGCAAGGAAGGCGATAAGTATAAGCTGAGCAAAAAAGAATTGAAGGAATTGCTGCAGAACGAGCTCAGCTGCTTCTTGGGG GCCCAGAGGGACACGGAAGCCGTGGACAAGATCATGCACGACCTGGACGAGAACGGCGACGGCGAGGTGGACTTTCAAGAGTTCGTGGTCCTGGTGGCTGTCCTGACAGTGGCCAGCAACACGTTCTTCTGGGAGAACACCTGA